The Lucilia cuprina isolate Lc7/37 chromosome 5, ASM2204524v1, whole genome shotgun sequence genome includes a window with the following:
- the LOC111676816 gene encoding brachyurin, translating to MPKSASSLITSFSIYLIICIVEFALAIEWNKVKPMYLVSMYPAPPAMRQDEKNYGKDPVVLNLEKETMPDEMITKEAMNRIFGGSEAHQNSFTYQVGFLLQRPKGLYWCGGSLISPEYVLTAAHCVDMASRALVFLGAHDIKNAHEPGQIRMMVYHRDFIIYPTWNPRRLKDDIALVHLPKSVKYNERIQPIQLPKRDYEYRSFEDKLGIASGWGRYATGVHAISNILRFVQLRIINGQVCKNNFPLSYRSTNICTSGRYQKSTCNGDSGGPLVLQRRTSKKRVLVGITSFGSIFGCDRGYPAAFTKVASYLDWIWDETGIDPNLDVSLRYPFSKSIKGNSREKKKKKSPSLVQSQNMDHTESIGVIDTRLRKYPDAVLF from the exons ATGCCGAAAAGTGCTTCTTCGTTAATAACATCATTTAgcatttatttgattatttgcATTGTTGAATTTGCGCTGGCCATAGAATGGAATAAGGTTAAACCAATGTATCTGGTATCAATGTATCCAGCACCGCCCGCTATGCGGCAGGACGAAAAGAACTATGGGAAGGATCCCGTAGTACTAAATCTCGAAAAGGAAACTATGCCCGATGAGATGATAACAAAAGAAGCAATGAATCGTATATTTGGCGGTAGTGAAGCCCATCAGAATAGTTTCACCTATCAGGTGGGTTTTCTACTGCAACGGCCAAAGGGTCTGTATTGGTGTGGCGGATCGTTGATATCACCTGAATATGTGCTGACAGCCGCACACTGTGTGGATAT GGCTTCGAGGGCTTTGGTGTTTCTGGGCGCTCATGATATCAAAAATGCTCATGAGCCAGGCCAAATACGTATGATGGTATACCATCGGGACTTTATCATATATCCTACATGGAATCCACGCCGTCTGAAAGATGACATTGCGTTGGTGCATTTACCCAAGTCTGTTAAATATAATG aAAGAATACAACCTATTCAACTTCCAAAAAGGGATTATGAGTACAGAAGTTTCGAAGACAAATTGGGTATAGCATCGGGCTGGGGACGTTATGCCACTGGTGTACATGCTATAAGCAACATTTTGCGTTTTGTACAGCTGCGCATTATAAATGGTCAAGTTTGCAAAAATAACTTTCCCCTATCATACAGATCTACAAATATCTGCACAAGTGGCCGTTATCAAAAGTCGACGTGTAACGGCGACTCTGGTGGACCGCTAGTACTGCAAAGGCGCACTTCAAAGAAACGAGTACTTGTGGGTATAACATCATTTGGTAGTATTTTCGGTTGTGATCGTGGTTATCCAGCTGCATTTACAAAAGTAGCATCGTATTTAGATTGGATATGGGACGAGACTGGTATTGATCCCAATTTAGATGTTTCGTTAAGATATCCGTTTAGTAAATCTATAAAAGGCAATTCGCgagagaagaaaaagaaaaagtcaCCAAGTTTAGTGCAAAGTCAAAATATGGATCATACTGAGAGTATTGGTGTAATTGATACAAGACTGCGAAAATATCCTGATGCggtattgttttaa
- the LOC111676847 gene encoding protein tantalus: protein MEGIVVGIAQISFHQNLSGIADENSSPNFAIGSSTNMTTAEGYMLKAEELPTVCEQDVGDGTLNNLIETDTTGDSGWEEVEDDEEKCTRNNKRGYTLAERRQMPTRASKESSLLGIKRRTIMKPSKRVRNPDDFQNLKPADIKKIYLNKKLTNFKPSSLETIFEEATTTTQSNEQDHTRLMGGRKIKRALSCTDGFRYSKTLVNKRRAKIKKTFGKRFALKKISLEEFITKLNDSIDKNDITTNSTECQEQLKDKSNFNETATQFSCSEMFVSNISAQLEDDDAMIPINIPTTKLETELTNEMSL from the exons ATGGAAGGAATTGTTGTCGGTATTGCGCAAATAAGTTTTCACCAAAATTTAAGTGGAATAGCGGACGAAAATAG CTCACCAAACTTTGCTATAGGGTCCTCTACAAATATGACAACTGCAGAAGGTTATATGCTCAAAGCTGAGGAATTACCAACAGTATGTGAGCAAGATGTCGGCGATGGTACTCTAAATAATCTAATTGAGACAGATACAACTGGTGATAGTGGTTGGGAAGAAGTTGAAGACGATGAAGAAAAGTGTACTCGTAATAATAAGAGAGGCTACACATTGGCCGAAAGGCGTCAAATGCCAACGAGAGCTTCTAAAGAATCTTCTCTGCTAGGAATAAAGCGACGTACAATTATGAAACCCAGTAAACGTGTTAGGAATCCTGAcgattttcaaaacttaaaacctgccgatataaagaaaatttatctcaATAAGAAGCTAACAAACTTTAAACCATCAAGCttagaaacaatttttgaaGAGGCAACAACCACCACACAAAGCAATGAACAGGATCATACTCGCCTAATGGGAGGCCGTAAGATAAAGAGGGCCCTCTCCTGTACAGACGGCTTTAGATACAGTAAGACTTTGGTAAATAAGAGGCgagccaaaataaagaagaCGTTTGGCAAACGATTTGCTTTGAAGAAAATCTCCCTGGAAGAATTCATAACAAAACTAAATGACAGTATTGATAAAAACGATATTACCACAAATTCAACTGAGTGTCAAGAGCAGCTCAAGGATAAAAGCAATTTCAATGAAACTGCCACACAATTTTCTTGTTCAGAAATGTTTGTATCAAATATCTCTGCTCAGCTAGAAGACGATGATGCAATGATACCAATTAACATTCCTACAACTAAATTAGAAACAGAATTAACAAATGAAATGTCTCTGTAG